GCAAGGCCCGCATGGCGCGCCTGCCCGTGGTGCTGGACCGGGCGCTGCGCGAGGCGGCCGAACTCGCAGCGCGCCATGCCGCCGAGAGCCGCCTGCGGGAGGCCGACGACGCCTTCGTGCGGGTCGAGTCCCGGCGCATGGCGCTGGTCGAGCTGAGCGACCGCATCCGCGACCTGGACGACCCCGGCGAACTCGCCTACGCCGCCGCGGAGATCGTCGGGCGGCAGCTGGGCGTCGACCGCGCCGGCTACGGCGTGGTGGACACCATCGCCGAGGTCATCACCATCGACCGCGACTGGACCCTGCCGGGCGTGCCCAGCCTGGCGGGCGCGCTGCGGTTCCGCGACTACGGCTCCTACATCGACGACCTGCGTCGCGGCGTGACCGTGGCCATCGGGGACGCCTATGTCGATGCCCGCACGGCCGCGAACGCCGACGCGCTGGTGGCCATCCAGGCGCGGGCGTTCGTCAACATGCCGCTGACCGAGAAGGGCGGGCTGGTCGGCCTGCTCTATGCCAACCACGGCGCCGTGCGCGGCTGGCCGGCGGAGGACCTGGCGTTCATCCGCGAGATCGGCGAGCGCGTGCGCACGGCCATCGCGCGGCTGGACGCGCAGCACGAACTGACCGCGTTCGCCGCGTCCCTGGAGCGGCAGGTCGAGGAGCGCACCTACGAGCGCGACCGCACCTGGAAGCTCAACCAGGACCTGCTCGGCGTGGCCAACCCCGACGGCTTCTTCGAGAGCGTGAACCCGGCCTGGGAGGCGGTCCTGGGCTGGAGCGCCGAGGAGATCCGCCGCATCCCGTTTCGCGAACTGGTGCATCCGGAGGACCTGGCCGCGACGCAGGACGAGCTGCGGCGCCTGGCGCAGGGCCAGCGCACCCAGCGCTTCGTCAACCGCTACCGCACGAAATCCGGCGGCTATCGCTGGCTGGCCTGGACGGCCGTGCCCGACCGCGGCCTGATGTACACCGCCGCGCGCGACATCACCGAGGACAAAGAGCGCGAGGCCGAACTCGAGGCCGCGAAGGAGCAGTTGCGCCAGAGCCAGAAGCTCGAGGCCGTGGGGCAGCTGACCGGCGGACTGGCGCACGACTTCAACAACCTGCTCGCGGCCATCACCGGCAGCCTGGAACTGATGCGGCGGCGCAGCGCGGCGGGCCGGACGGCCGAACTCGAACGCTACATCGGCGTCGCGCAGGGCGCGGCGCAGCGCGCGGCGGCGCTCACGCACCGGATGCTGGCGTTCTCGCGCCGCCAGACGCTGGCGCCCAAGTCGCTGGACGTGAACCGGCTCGTCGCGGACATGGCGGACCTGCTGCGCCGCACGATCGGCCCGGAGATCCACCTGGAGACGATCGCCGCCGTCGGCCTGTGGAGCGTGCTGGCCGATCCGAGCCAGCTGGAGAACGCGCTGCTGAACCTGTGCATCAACGCCCGCGACGCCATGCCGGGCGGCGGGCGGCTGGTGGTCGAGACCGCCAACCGCTGGATCGACGAACGCACCGCGCGCGAGCGCGAACTCGCGCCCGGCCAGTACGTCTCGCTGTGCGTGAGCGACGACGGCGTGGGCATGAGCCCCGAGGTCGCCGCGCGCGCCTTCGACCCCTTCTTCACCACCAAGCCGATCGGCATGGGCACGGGCCTCGGCCTGTCGATGATCTACGGCTTCGCCAAGCAGTCCGGCGGGCTGGTGCGCATCTACTCGGAAGCCGGCCAGGGCACCATGGTGTGCCTCTACCTGCCCCGGCACGCGGCGCCGGCGGAGCCCGTCGCCGCGAGCGCGCCGGCGGTCGTCGCGCCGCGGGCCGACCGGGGCCAGAGCGTGCTGGTGGTGGACGACGAGCCGGCCGTGCGGATGCTCGTCGTCGAGGTCATGCAGGAGTTGGGCTACGCCACGCTGGAGGCCGCCGACGGCGCCGAGGCGCTGGCGCACCTGCGCTCGCCGGCGCGCATCGACCTGCTGGTCACCGACGTCGGCCTGCCCGGCGGCATGAACGGCCGTCAGGTCGCGGATGCGGCGCGGGGCGTGCGGGCGGGCCTGCGCGTGCTCTTCATCACCGGCTACGCCGAGAACGCCGTGCTCAGCCACGGCCACCTCGACCCCGGCATGCACGTCATGACCAAGCCGTTCGACATGGACGTGCTGGCGAGGCGCGTCAAGGACCTGATCGAGAGCGACTGATTCTTCCTACGCCGGGCGGCGCCGCCGTGCCTTCCAATCGCCTTTTCACTCGATCCCGTCAGGCTTACGTTTCCATGGACACCACGACCCCTACCCTCCAGACCCTTTTCGACCAGCTCGGCCTGCCCAGCGAAGCCGCCGACATCGACCGCTTCGTGGCCGAGAACCGTCCCGTTCCCCAGGAGGTGGCCCTGCCCGACGCCCCGTTCTGGACGCCGGCCCAGGCGCAGTTCCTGCGCGAGGAGTGGAAGGACGATGCGGAGTGGATCCCGGTGGTGGACCAGCTCAACGTGATGCTGCGCGATTGAGGACGCCCGGTCTCGCCCTGGCGGCCGCGCGCGCGCTCCGTGTCGCGGCGAAACGGATGCCGGCATTGGCATTGGCGCTGGCGATCGGGCTGGGCGCGATGTCCGCCGTCGCGCTCGCGCAGGAACTGCCGGCCGGCGTCCGATGGGGCATGGACGCCGACGCCCTGCGCGCCGCCGTTCCCGACGCCAGCCGCGTCGCCCGGCCGCAGCGCCTGGCCGGTGGCGTCGCCGGCACCTGGCACGCGCCCCCGGTGCGGATCGCCGATGCGCTGGATGCCGAGCCCGTCTTCTTCTTCGGTGGGGGCCGTCTGGTCCGCGTCGAGCACGTGGCCGCCGGCCTCGACGCGCCCGATCGCGGCGAAGCCGCCTTCGCCGCGCTGCGTGACTGGGGTCGCGAGCGCTTCGGCGCCGAACTGGCGACGCGCGACCCCGGCAGCGAGATCGCGGCCTGGGTCGACGGCGACACCGACGTCTATGTCCAGCGTACCGTCGACGCCCGGGGCGCGACGGTACGGCTGGTCCGCAAGCTGCGCGTGGTGAAGGACGGCCGGGCGCTCTGAACGAGCGCTCAGCCTGCCAGCAGGGGTTGTCCGACGGTGGCCGAGGCGGGTGGACCGAACGGGTCGCCGCCCGCGGGCAGCGGGTCGCCCCACTGCGCACGGTTCTGCCGCAGCAGGGTCATCACGTCGTCGGCCATGGCCTCCAGCAGCTTGACCTCGCGCTGGCTCAGTGCGCGCGGCTCCACGTCCAGCAGGCACAGCGTGCCCAGGACGTGCCCGGCGGCGTCGCGCAGCGGCGCGCCGGCATAGAAGCGCACGCCCTTGGCGCCCAGGGCCGGATTGCCGGCGAAGCGCAGGTCACGGCTCACGTCGGGCACCACCATCGTCTGCGCGTTGGCCACCACGTGGCCGCACAGCGACAGCGAACGCGGCAGGTCGAGTTCCTGCGCGGTCACCGGCGCGACGCCGGAGGCGTCGGGCGTGACCAGCGGGCCATGGGCGGCCAGCACGTTCTGGCGGTCCTCCTCGATCAGCGACACCATCGCCAGCGGCATGTCGAAGATGTCGGCCGCGCGCTTGGACGCGGCCTCGAAGAGCGGCATCGCCCGCGCGTCGAGCGCGCCGCTGGTGCGCAGCGCCTCCATCCGCACGGCGTCGTCGGCCGGCACCTGGGGCGCCATGAAGCCCTGGTCGAGCTTGGCGCCGGTCAGCGCGACGATGCGGATCACGGCCTCCGTGACGGAGGTGACCACGGCGTCCGCGCCCAGCGACTTGCAGGCCGCCTCGCCCAGCAGATCGGCCGGAGCGTTCCACAGGCCCAGGATGATGTGAATGTCGGGCCAGCGCCGGCGCAGGCGGCGGCAGAAGTGGCGCGCCGGAACCTGCGGGTCGCGGCTGAAGTACGACAGCAGCACCACTTGCGCGCCTTTGAGGTCGAGGCGGGCGATGTAGTCGGCGCTGATGGTGGCCGCCGGGCGATGCTCCGCCGGCAGTCCCTCCAGCGACAGCGAGTGCGCCAGCATGCGCGCGGCCAGCGTGTCGATTTCCCACTTCGCGCCGATGCACACGGTCGTCGGCAGCGCCGCGCCGAGGGCGCTGGCGTGCTGCTCGGCCACGTCGTCGATCAGCGTCTCCATGCCGATGACGATGCGATGGCGGTGGTGGGCGGTGGCCGCGCTGCCCTGGTCCTGGCTGGCCATGCGCAGTACCGGCAGGCCGACCTGGTCGTAGAACGCGGTCACCTTGACGTTGCTGGTCTGCTCGTGCGCGAGTTCGATGGCTTCCTCGACGTCGCCGGCGATCAGGCGCTGGTAGATGCGCGTCGGCGCGTCGAGCGCCGGCTGGCTGCCCAGCAGCACGTCCAGGAATTGCAGGCGCGGCAGGTAGCGCCCGATCACCAGCAGGCACACCGTCAGCGGCGTGGACATCACCAACCCGACCGGTCCCCACAGCGCGGTCCAGAAGATCGCCGAGGCCATCAGCGAGATCGCCGACAGTCCGGTGCTCGCGCCGTAGAGCCAGGGCGCGACGAAGTTGCTGCTGATCATCTGCAGCACGCCGATCAGCGCCAGCGTCCACAGCACCATGTGCCAGCCCGGGTCGATGGCGAAGGCCAGGGTGAGGGGGAACGCGGCCGAGATCATCGGGCCGACGTAGGGCACGAAACGCATGACGATCGCCGTCGCGCCCCACAGGAGCGCCCCCGGGATGCCGATGATCCACAGCCCGAGCGCGAGCGGCAGCCCGTAGCTGGCGTTCACGATCAGCTGCATGGTGAGGTATTTGCTGATGCGCGCGCCGGCCTCGTCCATGGCGTCGGTCGAGCGGTGCAGGCTGCCCCCCCACAGCCGCAGCATGCGGTCGCGCAGGTCCAGCCGGTCGAGCAGGATCAGCACCACGAACACCATCACGATGCCGGCGGTGGCGAGCGGGCCGCTGCCCAGCCTGAGCCATTCGGTGGCGGTCTCGAAGGCCGACGGCGGCGTCTCCTCGATCACCACGCGCCGCGGCGTCAGTTCGCGCGCGCCCGGGCGCGTCGGGTCCGCCGCCGGGACGCTGGGCGTGACCGGGAGGTTGATCTCCCGGCGCAGGGTCTCGAAGGTCTTGGACACGCCGTCGAACATGCCGGGCTTGTCGGCGTCCTCGCGCAGGTCGCGCAGCTTGTCGACGATGTTGTTCTGGTAGGTGGGCAGGCGCGCGCTCAGCGTGCTGACCTGGTTGGCCAGGAACAGCCCGGTCAGGCCGATGAGCACCAGCGTGGCCACGGCCACCACCGCGACCGCCGGCATGCGCGGCAGGCCCAGCCGCTTGAGCCGGACTACCAGCGGATCGAGCACGAAGCCCAGGAAGATGGCCAGCGCGAGCGGAATCAGGATGTCGCGGCCGAAATACAGCGCCGCGATGATGATCGCCGCGGTCACCAGCCCCATCATCAGCCGCAGCTCGGGCAGCAGCGTCAGCAGCACGCTGCCGGGTTCGTTGATCTGCCGCAGCGAGGCCAGGTGGCTCTGTTCGACGGGATCCTCGACGGGCTCGCGGGGGCGTGGGGACGGCGCGTCCGGCGTCGACTTCTCGAAATCTGTCACTGCGAAGCTCCGGTAGGGAAACCCGAGGTTACGGCCAAGGGAAAGATCGGTGTGAAAGCCGGCGGCTTCGAACCCACAATGCAGCCACTTTTCACGCGCGCATCGCGCAGGAGACACGCATGGAACCGCAAGCACGACAACGCATCGGCCTGATCGGCGTGGGCCTCATGGGCCACGGCATCGCCTTCAACATCCAGAAGCACGGCCACCCGCTCGCGGTGCTGGCGCACGCCGGCAACCAGCCGATCGACGACCTCGTGGCGGGCGGCGCGACGGTCCATGGCACGCCGGCCGAGCTGGCCGCGGCGGTCGACGTGCTGCTGCTGTGCGTGACCGGCACCCCGCAGGTCGAGGCCGTGCTGCTGGGGGAGGGGGGCGCGCTGGGCGCGCTGCGTGCGGGCGGCGTGGTCATCGACTGCTCGACCGCCATTCCGGCGTCGACCGAGCGCCTGGCCGCGCGCGTGGCCGAGGCCGGCGGGCGCTTCATGGACGCGGCCATGACGCGCACGCCCAAGGAGGCCGCCGAGGGCCGGCTCAACCTGCTGGTGGGCGCCGACGACGCGCTGTTCGCGCAGTGCCGCCCGCTGCTCGCGTGCTTCGCCGAGAACATCACGCACGTCGGGCCGGTGGGCGCCGGCCACCGCATGAAGCTGCTGCACAACTACGTGTCGCTGGGCTCGGTGGCGCTGATCGCCGAGGCCGCCGCCTGCGCCGCGCGCGCCGGGGTCGCGCCCGAGGTCTTCGTCGACGTGCTGGCCAAGGGCGGCGGTGGCGGCATGGCGCTGGAGCGGCTCCGGCCGGTCCTGCTCTCGGGCGACGCGAGCGGCCTGCGCTTCGCGATGTCCAACGCGGCCAAGGACCTGGGCTACTACGCCGCCATGGCCGAGGACGGCCACGCCGCGCGGGCCATCGCCGAGGGCGTGCGCCGGACCTTCGAGGAGGCCCTGACGCACGGCGACCCGCAAGCGCTGGTGCCCGAACTGGTCGCGCAACTGACCCGCCGCGGCGACGGCCGCTGAACCGGCCACGGCCACAGCCGACTTCGCGGCGCCGGCGCGCCTCACGCGAGCACGCCGGCGACCCGGCCGCGCCAGAACGCCGCGTCGGGCAGGGGACCGGTGCCCGCGCGGGCGTTGTCGGCCATGTGCTCCGGCCGGCTCGTGCCGGGGATCACGCAGGTCACGGCCGGATGCGACAGCGTGAACTTCAGCAGCACCTGGGCCCAGCTCGCGGCGCCGATCTCCGCCGCCCAGGCCGGCAGCGGCCGCTCGCGCAGCCGGCGCAGCAGGCCGCCGCCGCCGAAGGGCTGGTTGACGATCACCGCCACGCCGCGCTCGGCGGCCAGCGGCAGCAGGCGGCGTTCGACCTCGCGGTCGTCGAGGGCGTAGTTGATCTGCAGGAAGTCCAGGGGCTCGGCGCGCAGCACGGCCTCGACCTCGTCGAAGGCGGCCGTCGTGTAGTGCGTGATGCCGACGTGACGCACGCGCCCCTGCGCCTTCAGCTCGCGCACCGTGGCCAGCTGGACGCGCCAGTCGACCAGGTTGTGCACCTGCATCAGGTCGATGCGCCGCGTGCCCAGCAGCGCGAAGGAGCGCTCCATCTGCGCGAGGCCGGC
This genomic stretch from Comamonadaceae bacterium OTU4NAUVB1 harbors:
- a CDS encoding AI-2E family transporter, with translation MTDFEKSTPDAPSPRPREPVEDPVEQSHLASLRQINEPGSVLLTLLPELRLMMGLVTAAIIIAALYFGRDILIPLALAIFLGFVLDPLVVRLKRLGLPRMPAVAVVAVATLVLIGLTGLFLANQVSTLSARLPTYQNNIVDKLRDLREDADKPGMFDGVSKTFETLRREINLPVTPSVPAADPTRPGARELTPRRVVIEETPPSAFETATEWLRLGSGPLATAGIVMVFVVLILLDRLDLRDRMLRLWGGSLHRSTDAMDEAGARISKYLTMQLIVNASYGLPLALGLWIIGIPGALLWGATAIVMRFVPYVGPMISAAFPLTLAFAIDPGWHMVLWTLALIGVLQMISSNFVAPWLYGASTGLSAISLMASAIFWTALWGPVGLVMSTPLTVCLLVIGRYLPRLQFLDVLLGSQPALDAPTRIYQRLIAGDVEEAIELAHEQTSNVKVTAFYDQVGLPVLRMASQDQGSAATAHHRHRIVIGMETLIDDVAEQHASALGAALPTTVCIGAKWEIDTLAARMLAHSLSLEGLPAEHRPAATISADYIARLDLKGAQVVLLSYFSRDPQVPARHFCRRLRRRWPDIHIILGLWNAPADLLGEAACKSLGADAVVTSVTEAVIRIVALTGAKLDQGFMAPQVPADDAVRMEALRTSGALDARAMPLFEAASKRAADIFDMPLAMVSLIEEDRQNVLAAHGPLVTPDASGVAPVTAQELDLPRSLSLCGHVVANAQTMVVPDVSRDLRFAGNPALGAKGVRFYAGAPLRDAAGHVLGTLCLLDVEPRALSQREVKLLEAMADDVMTLLRQNRAQWGDPLPAGGDPFGPPASATVGQPLLAG
- a CDS encoding aldo/keto reductase; this encodes MPAPVNRSASPLARSGPTRAQVLRGAAGLALSAMLPAGAAAPATVPSTTPPATSSTPPMHTRPVPSTGEALPVIGCGTWVGFDHAPGSAEHQRLPGVLRALFDAGGRVLDSSPMYGRSEQTTGELLAELPAPRPPAFVATKVWTRGRAAGLAQMERSFALLGTRRIDLMQVHNLVDWRVQLATVRELKAQGRVRHVGITHYTTAAFDEVEAVLRAEPLDFLQINYALDDREVERRLLPLAAERGVAVIVNQPFGGGGLLRRLRERPLPAWAAEIGAASWAQVLLKFTLSHPAVTCVIPGTSRPEHMADNARAGTGPLPDAAFWRGRVAGVLA
- a CDS encoding NAD(P)-dependent oxidoreductase; protein product: MEPQARQRIGLIGVGLMGHGIAFNIQKHGHPLAVLAHAGNQPIDDLVAGGATVHGTPAELAAAVDVLLLCVTGTPQVEAVLLGEGGALGALRAGGVVIDCSTAIPASTERLAARVAEAGGRFMDAAMTRTPKEAAEGRLNLLVGADDALFAQCRPLLACFAENITHVGPVGAGHRMKLLHNYVSLGSVALIAEAAACAARAGVAPEVFVDVLAKGGGGGMALERLRPVLLSGDASGLRFAMSNAAKDLGYYAAMAEDGHAARAIAEGVRRTFEEALTHGDPQALVPELVAQLTRRGDGR
- a CDS encoding DUF2789 domain-containing protein, whose product is MDTTTPTLQTLFDQLGLPSEAADIDRFVAENRPVPQEVALPDAPFWTPAQAQFLREEWKDDAEWIPVVDQLNVMLRD
- a CDS encoding response regulator, which codes for MSSPAPLRVLLLEDSRFDAELVLEALASALPQAQPTWVRDEAGFLAALAATAFDLILSDVELPGFSGVQALDFARAHHPGVPFVFVSGVIGEDNAVELLKRGATDYVSKARMARLPVVLDRALREAAELAARHAAESRLREADDAFVRVESRRMALVELSDRIRDLDDPGELAYAAAEIVGRQLGVDRAGYGVVDTIAEVITIDRDWTLPGVPSLAGALRFRDYGSYIDDLRRGVTVAIGDAYVDARTAANADALVAIQARAFVNMPLTEKGGLVGLLYANHGAVRGWPAEDLAFIREIGERVRTAIARLDAQHELTAFAASLERQVEERTYERDRTWKLNQDLLGVANPDGFFESVNPAWEAVLGWSAEEIRRIPFRELVHPEDLAATQDELRRLAQGQRTQRFVNRYRTKSGGYRWLAWTAVPDRGLMYTAARDITEDKEREAELEAAKEQLRQSQKLEAVGQLTGGLAHDFNNLLAAITGSLELMRRRSAAGRTAELERYIGVAQGAAQRAAALTHRMLAFSRRQTLAPKSLDVNRLVADMADLLRRTIGPEIHLETIAAVGLWSVLADPSQLENALLNLCINARDAMPGGGRLVVETANRWIDERTARERELAPGQYVSLCVSDDGVGMSPEVAARAFDPFFTTKPIGMGTGLGLSMIYGFAKQSGGLVRIYSEAGQGTMVCLYLPRHAAPAEPVAASAPAVVAPRADRGQSVLVVDDEPAVRMLVVEVMQELGYATLEAADGAEALAHLRSPARIDLLVTDVGLPGGMNGRQVADAARGVRAGLRVLFITGYAENAVLSHGHLDPGMHVMTKPFDMDVLARRVKDLIESD